In Scatophagus argus isolate fScaArg1 chromosome 3, fScaArg1.pri, whole genome shotgun sequence, one genomic interval encodes:
- the gxylt2 gene encoding glucoside xylosyltransferase 2 gives MRIHGKIVVIAVCFGVFLLLYFLGGNAADDPLLKEVVEEEEEEDGNSSRSLSELGRDVVAAKFAKKPAAGVGARTEELLRRRKAERAINRGASVNAKSNVAQPMTRRPRAEEVMHLAVVACGNRLDETLAMVKSALLFSLKRIMFHIFAEDPLAPQFEERLNRWPRSVSAKFQYSIYPITFSVGNADEWKKLFKPCAAQRLFLPIILKDVDSLLYVDTDVLFLRPMDDIWSLLKSFNSTQLAAMAPEHEVPKIGWYSRFARHPYYGVTGLNSGVMLMNLTRIRSTMFKNSMIPSGLSWEDLLHPLYQKYKNHITWGDQDLLNIIFHYNPECLFTFPCQWNYRPDHCMYGSNCKGAEDKGVSILHGNRGVYHDDKQPAFKVVYDAIREFHFEDNMFQSLFYPMQTKFLDTVNTLCGRIPQVFLKQIEKTMRKVYEEKVIRHVRPHK, from the exons ATGCGGATCCACGGCAAAATAGTTGTGATCGCCGTGTGTTTTGGAGTTTTcctacttttgtactttttgggGGGCAACGCTGCGGACGATCCGCTGTTGAAAGAAGTtgttgaggaagaggaggaggaggacggcaACTCTTCCCGATCGCTCTCGGAGCTCGGGCGCGATGTTGTTGCGGCAAAGTTTGCTAAGAAACCAGCCGCTGGAGTCGGCGCGCGTACGGAGGAGCTTCTCAGGAGACGAAAAGCGGAGAGAGCGATCAACAGAGGGGCCAGCGTGAATGCAAAGAG TAATGTGGCCCAGCCAATGACCAGGCGCCCACGGGCAGAGGAGGTCATGCACCTGGCTGTGGTGGCCTGTGGGAATCGTCTAGACGAGACCCTCGCCATGGTCAAATCAGCCCTCCTGTTCAGCCTCAAGAGGatcatgtttcacatttttgcagAGGACCCTTTGGCTCCTCAGTTTGAAGAAAGG CTGAACCGGTGGCCTCGCTCTGTCTCAGCCAAGTTCCAGTACAGTATCTACCCCATCACTTTCTCTGTGGGGAACGCCGACGAGTGGAAGAAGCTCTTCAAGCCCTGTGCTGCTCAAAGACTCTTCCTCCCT ATCATTCTGAAAGACGTGGACTCATTACTCTATGTAGACACTGATGTACTGTTCCTACGGCCCATGGATGACATCTGGAGTCTCCTCAAGTCCTTCAACAGCACCCAGCTGGCAGCAATGGCCCCAGAGCACGAGGTCCCAAAAATTGGCTGGTACAGCCGCTTTGCCCGCCACCCTTACTATGGAGTCACAGGGCTCAACTCTGGTGTCATGCTGATGAATCTGACTAGGATCCGCAGCACAATGTTCAAA AACAGTATGATCCCCAGTGGCTTGTCGTGGGAGGATCTTCTTCATCCACTCTATCAGAAGTACAAGAACCACATCACCTGGGGAGATCAGGACCTCCTCAACATTATCTTCCACTACAACCCAG AGTGTCTCTTCACCTTTCCCTGCCAATGGAACTACAGGCCAGATCACTGCATGTACGGGAGTAACTGTAAAGGGGCTGAAGACAAGGGCGTGTCCATCCTCCATGGCAACCGTGGAGTGTATCACGATGACAAACAGCCGGCGTTCAAAGTAGTCTATGATGCAATACGTGAG tttCACTTTGAGGACAACATGTTCCAGTCGCTGTTCTACCCCATGCAGACCAAGTTCCTGGACACAGTCAATACCCTGTGTGGTCGGATTCCTCAAGTCTTCCTCAAGCAGATAGAAAAGACCATGAGGAAGGTGTATGAGGAGAAAGTGATCCGACACGTTAGACCGCACAAGTAA